A genomic segment from Myxococcales bacterium encodes:
- a CDS encoding TIGR03960 family B12-binding radical SAM protein yields the protein MKSETAHPYASFVHKVQKPARYMGGEFGERAKEWSAVKARVCLAFPDVYDIGMSHLGFKILYKILNDHPDTLAERAYAPWVDMEHELRERKLPLVALESARPLRDFDVVGFSLQFELTYTNILTMLDLGGIPLRSEDRGEADPLVIAGGPVATHPEPISDFIDAVLIGDGEERPTEVALLWTELRNAGVPRAERLVRIAMLEGVYVPSLYNVTIEADTGFAVVAAPKHEGLPRVIRRNYVPDLNKYPFPDDSPVGGPEAIFDRMSIEIARGCTEGCRFCQAGMIYRPVRERDPEDIVETVTRAIQKSGYDEVSLTSLSTADYSCIAPLIEKVSARLAKERVSLGVSSLRAYGLSENVLDDIQTVRASGITFAPEAGSQRMRDVVNKNVTEEQLMTTAERVFSRGWNAMKLYFMIGLPTEEEADVREIVRVGARAFEVGKRIKKEKRAGGAPTVTVSVSTHVPKPHTPFQWCAMDAPDQVEQKQFWLREEARKSKIKLRTHDSVGSWLEGVFARGDRRLGRVIERAYKAGARFDSWDEHMKIELWQDAMVAEGLEPKTFLGTIPVTARLPWDHIDVGLEDGFLVREYKKALKSRLSPPCGKVAGQFVHATNLKDANADARKLVCYDCGVACDLGAMRDERLVYLRKLGAEEPRQRALPVEAAEAAPTDAPPAEITAAADETAEAPREAITEVRPAPKRPREAPPASFVQGEPRRYRFVYTKRGPAALLSHLDLIRALPRAFRRVDVPLFYTIGFHPKPDMTFGPALTLGTASLAEIVDVKITADIDAPAMLASLTAGSPRGLEFLAATVLGPRDPAVTKLIDGARYVLAFANKDLAPLGGRAWLEERVAAFLAAPELRHKRVIDGIGKWVDVRSFVRAMKLGGDDALAPAGLHGDFTSITIDVDIRPNGAVRLEEIVKTLAGESGDQVGGGTTPEPFGLRVGLGAWSGDALVSPMNLDMARELHRARAELAAALAAPPVALLATAPVDTVPSPPPVLEVSAE from the coding sequence ATGAAAAGCGAAACAGCCCATCCGTACGCGTCCTTCGTGCACAAGGTGCAAAAGCCTGCCCGCTACATGGGCGGCGAGTTTGGTGAGCGCGCCAAGGAATGGAGCGCGGTCAAGGCGCGCGTCTGCCTCGCCTTCCCCGACGTCTACGACATCGGCATGAGCCACCTGGGATTCAAGATCCTCTACAAGATCTTGAACGACCACCCGGACACGTTGGCCGAGCGCGCCTACGCACCGTGGGTCGACATGGAGCACGAGCTCCGCGAACGAAAGCTTCCGCTCGTGGCCCTCGAGAGCGCGCGCCCGCTCCGCGACTTCGACGTCGTGGGCTTCTCGCTCCAGTTTGAGCTCACGTACACGAACATCCTCACGATGCTCGATCTCGGCGGCATCCCGCTCCGCTCCGAAGATCGCGGCGAAGCCGATCCGCTCGTCATCGCCGGCGGCCCCGTGGCGACGCATCCGGAGCCCATCAGCGACTTCATCGACGCCGTGCTCATCGGCGACGGCGAAGAGCGCCCGACCGAGGTCGCGCTGCTATGGACCGAGCTCCGCAACGCCGGCGTGCCGCGCGCCGAGCGACTCGTTCGCATCGCAATGCTCGAGGGCGTCTACGTCCCGAGCCTCTACAACGTCACCATCGAAGCCGACACCGGCTTCGCGGTCGTCGCCGCGCCGAAGCACGAGGGACTCCCCCGCGTCATCCGCCGAAACTACGTCCCCGACCTCAACAAGTACCCCTTCCCCGACGACAGCCCCGTCGGCGGCCCGGAAGCCATCTTCGATCGCATGTCGATCGAGATCGCACGCGGTTGCACCGAAGGATGCCGCTTCTGCCAAGCGGGGATGATCTATCGGCCCGTCCGCGAGCGTGATCCGGAAGACATCGTCGAGACGGTGACGAGGGCCATCCAGAAGTCCGGCTACGACGAGGTGAGCCTCACGTCGCTCTCGACGGCCGACTACTCGTGCATCGCGCCGCTCATCGAGAAGGTCAGCGCGCGCCTCGCCAAGGAGCGCGTCTCGCTCGGCGTCTCGTCGCTCCGCGCCTATGGCCTCTCCGAGAACGTCTTGGACGACATCCAGACGGTGCGCGCCAGCGGCATCACCTTCGCGCCAGAGGCCGGCAGCCAGCGCATGCGCGACGTCGTGAACAAGAACGTCACGGAAGAGCAGCTCATGACGACGGCCGAGCGGGTCTTCTCCCGCGGCTGGAACGCCATGAAGCTCTACTTCATGATCGGCTTGCCCACGGAGGAAGAGGCCGACGTCCGCGAGATCGTCCGCGTCGGCGCCCGCGCCTTCGAGGTCGGAAAGCGCATCAAGAAAGAGAAGCGCGCCGGCGGCGCCCCCACGGTGACGGTCAGCGTCTCGACGCACGTGCCCAAGCCGCACACGCCGTTCCAGTGGTGCGCCATGGACGCGCCCGATCAGGTCGAACAGAAGCAATTCTGGCTTCGCGAGGAGGCTCGCAAGAGCAAGATCAAGCTCCGCACCCACGACTCGGTCGGCTCGTGGCTCGAGGGTGTCTTCGCCCGCGGCGATCGCCGCCTCGGCCGGGTCATCGAGCGCGCGTACAAGGCGGGCGCTCGCTTCGACTCGTGGGACGAGCACATGAAGATCGAGCTATGGCAAGACGCCATGGTCGCCGAAGGGCTCGAGCCGAAGACGTTCCTCGGCACCATCCCCGTGACGGCGCGGCTTCCCTGGGACCACATCGACGTGGGCCTCGAAGACGGCTTTTTGGTCCGCGAGTACAAGAAGGCTCTGAAGAGCCGCCTCTCACCGCCCTGCGGCAAGGTCGCGGGTCAGTTCGTTCACGCGACGAACCTCAAGGACGCGAACGCCGACGCTCGCAAGCTCGTTTGCTACGACTGCGGCGTCGCCTGCGACCTCGGCGCCATGCGCGACGAGCGCCTCGTCTACCTCCGCAAGCTCGGCGCTGAAGAGCCGCGGCAGCGGGCGTTGCCGGTCGAGGCTGCGGAGGCCGCGCCGACCGACGCGCCGCCGGCCGAGATCACTGCGGCCGCCGACGAAACCGCGGAGGCGCCGCGCGAGGCCATCACCGAGGTGCGGCCGGCACCGAAACGCCCTCGCGAAGCGCCGCCCGCGTCTTTCGTGCAAGGCGAGCCGCGCCGCTACCGCTTCGTCTACACGAAGCGTGGGCCCGCGGCGTTGCTCTCCCACTTGGATCTCATCCGCGCGCTGCCGCGAGCGTTTCGACGCGTCGACGTGCCGCTCTTCTACACGATTGGGTTCCACCCGAAGCCCGACATGACCTTCGGCCCGGCGCTCACGCTTGGCACCGCGAGCCTCGCGGAAATCGTCGACGTGAAGATCACGGCCGACATCGACGCCCCCGCGATGCTGGCGTCGCTCACGGCCGGCTCGCCGCGCGGTCTCGAGTTCTTGGCTGCGACGGTCCTTGGCCCTCGCGATCCGGCCGTCACCAAGCTGATCGACGGCGCGCGCTACGTGCTCGCCTTCGCCAACAAAGACCTCGCGCCGCTCGGCGGTCGCGCATGGCTCGAAGAGCGCGTCGCCGCGTTCCTCGCCGCGCCCGAGCTCCGCCACAAGCGCGTCATCGACGGCATCGGCAAATGGGTCGACGTGCGGTCTTTCGTCCGCGCCATGAAGCTGGGCGGCGACGATGCCCTCGCGCCGGCGGGCCTGCACGGGGACTTCACCTCGATCACCATCGACGTCGACATTCGCCCCAACGGGGCGGTGCGGCTCGAAGAGATCGTCAAGACGCTCGCCGGCGAGAGCGGCGACCAGGTCGGAGGGGGCACGACCCCCGAGCCCTTCGGGCTTCGCGTGGGCCTCGGCGCCTGGAGCGGCGACGCCCTTGTCTCGCCCATGAACCTCGACATGGCGAGGGAACTCCACCGCGCGCGCGCGGAGCTCGCGGCAGCGCTCGCAGCCCCTCCCGTCGCCCTGCTCGCCACGGCGCCGGTAGACACGGTCCCCTCGCCGCCGCCGGTGCTCGAGGTCTCCGCCGAGTAG
- a CDS encoding four helix bundle protein yields the protein MTDQFPFQKLDAYAVAKAMAMAVHSAKISHRELRDQAERASVSTFLQLSEGLPNDAPGMRRRYFTIARNSPCEVVAAIDLALALGAIAESRANEVLAAAHRLRGMLIALAR from the coding sequence ATGACGGATCAATTCCCATTTCAGAAACTTGATGCCTATGCGGTCGCGAAGGCGATGGCGATGGCTGTGCATAGTGCGAAGATTTCGCATCGCGAGCTGAGGGATCAGGCCGAGCGCGCGAGCGTGAGCACCTTCCTTCAGCTCAGCGAAGGCTTGCCCAACGACGCGCCAGGCATGCGCCGGCGCTACTTCACGATCGCTCGCAACAGCCCCTGCGAGGTGGTGGCGGCCATCGACTTGGCTCTCGCGTTGGGAGCCATCGCGGAAAGCCGCGCGAACGAAGTCCTCGCGGCGGCGCATCGCCTGCGAGGGATGCTCATCGCGCTCGCGAGGTAG
- a CDS encoding type II/IV secretion system protein: MRVRFRIDGTMVEQPAVQGAESVLQLVSRVKVLARMDISEKRIPQDGQLLLDVGLPQGINMRASTFPSSHGEKVVLRLFSHQGALEFEGLGVPPEMQVRLKEIITRPQGFLVTCGPTGAGKTSTLYSLLRLVDVLKKNVVTLEDPVEVDLPHVTQGQIQPRAGFTFAGGLRALLRQDPDVILVGEVRDTETAAIALQAALTGHMVLSTLHTSDTVATIVRLVDLGVEPWIIANALTVIVAQRLVRVVCQHCIEHGELTADVWDDEEVLFPAGARIVRPRGCGACHNTGYRGRTGIFEVLEVDDELRDLVKHKASILEFRQAMRIRRVVSLRRAGFLKVEAGVTTVDEVMRVTT, encoded by the coding sequence ATGCGTGTTCGCTTTCGCATCGACGGCACGATGGTGGAGCAACCGGCGGTGCAGGGCGCCGAGTCGGTTCTTCAGCTCGTGTCCCGCGTGAAGGTCCTCGCACGCATGGACATCTCGGAGAAGCGCATCCCGCAGGACGGTCAGCTCTTGCTCGACGTCGGCTTGCCGCAGGGCATCAACATGCGCGCGTCGACCTTTCCCAGCAGCCACGGCGAGAAGGTCGTGCTCCGCCTCTTCTCGCATCAGGGAGCGCTCGAGTTCGAAGGGCTCGGGGTCCCGCCGGAGATGCAGGTTCGGCTGAAGGAGATCATCACGCGGCCGCAAGGCTTCCTCGTGACGTGCGGGCCCACGGGCGCCGGCAAGACGTCGACGCTCTATTCGCTCCTGCGGCTCGTCGATGTCCTCAAGAAGAACGTTGTCACGCTCGAGGATCCCGTTGAGGTCGACTTGCCCCACGTGACGCAGGGGCAGATTCAGCCGCGCGCTGGCTTCACCTTCGCCGGCGGCCTCCGCGCGCTCTTGCGCCAAGATCCCGACGTCATCCTCGTCGGCGAGGTCCGCGACACGGAGACGGCAGCCATCGCGCTGCAAGCGGCGCTCACGGGGCACATGGTCCTCTCGACGCTGCACACCTCCGACACCGTCGCGACCATCGTTCGCCTCGTCGACCTCGGCGTCGAGCCTTGGATCATCGCCAACGCGCTCACCGTCATCGTCGCGCAGCGCCTCGTGCGCGTGGTTTGTCAGCACTGCATCGAGCACGGCGAGCTCACGGCCGACGTCTGGGACGACGAAGAGGTGCTCTTCCCCGCTGGCGCGCGCATCGTGAGGCCGCGCGGGTGTGGCGCCTGCCACAACACCGGCTACCGCGGGCGAACGGGCATCTTCGAGGTCCTCGAGGTCGACGACGAGCTCCGCGACCTCGTGAAGCACAAGGCGTCGATCCTCGAGTTTCGTCAAGCGATGCGAATTCGCCGCGTCGTTTCGCTCCGGCGTGCCGGGTTCTTGAAGGTCGAGGCCGGCGTGACCACGGTCGACGAGGTCATGCGCGTCACGACGTAG
- a CDS encoding nucleotide exchange factor GrpE, translated as MATENEEKTGPAEETQGEATPQEGQHAADPLAEAKAEAARMKEMWMRSAADFDNFRKRARKEVDDARRGGREDLLKELLPVFDNLERGVQSAQRATDVKAVSDGLAMILKQFEGTLSRVGIARVATIGVAFDPTQHEAIQQVETDEHPAGTVVAEVQAGYKQDERLVRAAMVVVAKPEEHLHGRRHELNAPLGTAP; from the coding sequence TTGGCGACGGAGAACGAAGAGAAGACCGGGCCCGCGGAGGAGACGCAAGGCGAGGCTACGCCCCAAGAAGGCCAACACGCCGCGGATCCCTTGGCCGAGGCGAAAGCCGAGGCGGCGCGCATGAAAGAGATGTGGATGCGAAGCGCGGCCGACTTCGACAACTTCCGCAAGCGCGCCCGCAAGGAGGTCGACGACGCGAGGCGCGGCGGGCGGGAAGATCTCTTGAAGGAGCTCCTTCCGGTCTTCGACAACCTCGAGCGCGGCGTGCAGAGCGCCCAGCGGGCCACCGACGTGAAGGCCGTCTCCGATGGCCTCGCGATGATCTTGAAGCAGTTCGAAGGCACCTTGTCTCGCGTCGGCATCGCCCGCGTAGCGACCATCGGCGTGGCCTTCGATCCGACGCAGCACGAAGCCATTCAGCAGGTCGAGACCGACGAACACCCGGCCGGGACCGTCGTGGCGGAGGTGCAGGCGGGATACAAACAAGACGAGCGCCTCGTGCGCGCGGCCATGGTGGTGGTGGCGAAGCCCGAAGAGCACCTCCACGGCCGACGGCACGAACTGAACGCCCCGCTAGGGACGGCTCCTTAG
- a CDS encoding glycosyltransferase, with the protein MAQAADGATFRRGSLVGALATLVDIGALSLFVWLGVAARSASIPALVLGVVVQFFGSKLFTFRETRDRETGYRESNASRWRRSRALRRRRARRPRAERLRLRCRGSRRRARSGRASAPSPRHHERGVLRLLAPALVARVSTPPEGRDALSSPIHALAYGVAALVVAVTSLWVPLGLLATAVVRSRRAKHRALGRAGAPLPVTLLKPLAGADGDLEKNLESMFLQDHERFEIVFGTTRSDDPALAIVQRLAARHRHVPVKIIVHKGTGRMNPKVDNLLGMVGHAAYDVVLISDSNVRAPPHYLREAADLMTDGGTLAPRGLVTHLFAGVGEDGLGSALENVQLAGFCAAGTALPTLLGDALVVGKSMMFSRSELDALGGLGRVADVLAEDWLLGKTYEHAGSPIRLAPTVLENVTTGTTVAGFFERQLRWAMLRSRLRPLVRALELLTSPLAVMPLAMALFGVTSGLLWAAGLLALRDTGGWIALRGLRRAYIPLVLSPLRELCMLVVWARAPFKRHLVWRGNRVRVGAGTYAFRARPRRGRSPA; encoded by the coding sequence ATGGCGCAGGCAGCGGACGGTGCGACGTTTCGGCGCGGGAGCCTGGTGGGAGCGCTCGCCACGCTCGTCGACATTGGCGCGCTGTCGCTCTTCGTTTGGCTCGGCGTGGCGGCGCGGTCGGCGAGCATTCCCGCGCTCGTCCTCGGCGTCGTCGTTCAGTTCTTCGGCTCCAAGCTCTTCACCTTCCGCGAGACGCGCGACCGCGAGACGGGGTACCGCGAGAGCAATGCCTCGCGCTGGCGCAGAAGCCGCGCTCTTCGTCGTCGTCGAGCTCGGCGCCCTCGTGCTGAACGCCTTCGTCTTCGATGTCGCGGTTCGCGTCGCCGCGCCCGGAGCGGCCGCGCTTCCGCTCCTTCGCCTCGTCACCACGAGCGCGGTGTACTTCGGCTTCTCGCTCCCGCTTTGGTCGCTCGTGTTTCGACGCCGCCCGAGGGGCGAGACGCCTTGAGCTCTCCCATCCACGCTCTTGCCTACGGCGTCGCTGCCCTGGTGGTGGCCGTCACTTCGCTCTGGGTTCCGCTCGGCCTCTTGGCCACCGCCGTCGTTCGTTCGCGGCGGGCCAAGCACCGCGCCCTGGGACGCGCCGGGGCGCCGTTGCCCGTCACGTTGCTCAAGCCGCTGGCCGGCGCCGACGGCGATCTCGAGAAGAACCTCGAATCGATGTTCCTGCAGGACCACGAGCGCTTCGAGATCGTCTTCGGCACCACGCGAAGCGACGATCCGGCGCTCGCCATCGTCCAGCGCCTCGCGGCGCGGCACCGCCACGTCCCCGTCAAGATCATCGTCCACAAGGGCACGGGCCGCATGAACCCGAAGGTCGACAACTTGCTTGGCATGGTCGGTCACGCGGCCTACGACGTCGTGCTCATCTCCGACAGCAACGTGCGCGCCCCGCCGCACTACCTTCGCGAAGCGGCGGACCTCATGACCGATGGCGGCACGCTCGCGCCCCGCGGCCTCGTCACGCACCTCTTCGCCGGCGTCGGCGAAGACGGCCTCGGCTCCGCGCTCGAGAACGTGCAACTTGCAGGCTTCTGTGCCGCCGGCACGGCGCTGCCAACGCTCCTCGGCGACGCGCTCGTCGTCGGCAAGTCGATGATGTTCTCGCGAAGCGAGCTCGATGCCCTCGGCGGCCTAGGCCGCGTCGCCGACGTGCTGGCCGAAGACTGGCTCCTCGGAAAGACCTACGAGCACGCCGGCTCGCCCATCCGCCTCGCCCCGACGGTGCTCGAGAACGTGACGACGGGAACGACCGTGGCCGGCTTCTTCGAGCGCCAACTGCGCTGGGCCATGTTGCGTTCGCGCTTGCGCCCCCTCGTGCGCGCCCTCGAGCTCCTGACGAGCCCCCTCGCCGTGATGCCGCTGGCGATGGCGCTCTTCGGCGTCACCTCGGGCCTCCTCTGGGCGGCGGGGCTCCTGGCGCTCCGCGACACCGGCGGCTGGATCGCGCTCCGAGGCCTCCGGCGCGCGTACATTCCGCTCGTGCTCTCGCCGCTCCGCGAGCTGTGCATGCTCGTCGTCTGGGCGCGCGCACCGTTCAAGCGCCACCTCGTGTGGCGAGGCAACCGCGTCCGCGTCGGCGCAGGCACCTACGCGTTTCGCGCACGCCCGCGGCGAGGTCGGTCTCCTGCCTAG
- a CDS encoding M23 family metallopeptidase — protein sequence MPTRLTGANVRAPCRMPIEGDVRATSRNQLAHERLGPTGGTRVYTTVPAALAQDLAPGVRRSMLACMGVVALVLVYYVVPLGLTFLWSFRRASRAETVSRAVLLVGFAVAVANLGFLVRFGVYAPHAFAMGALIGLVVSLMRATDAPLYVDARDLGVSAGRAAGGVVFAIAGASLASGARDTEAAPFNVTFPFKEGTFLVAAGGAGSFGVDVDGAAQRLAIDLVKLDALGFRSRTLWPTAPEDFNAFDEPIYAPCDGTVLASEDDRPDLPPTQSDGAQPLGNFVAIGCTEATIVMTHLRRASIKAPHNSSVRVGELVARVGASGRAGEAKLRIYALRGRESQPARIVAHGTPVALNLGEGVLVRGDRAAPVRRLSAVLRPCLLMERSRPPSSSVQGLDRPL from the coding sequence ATGCCAACTCGCCTCACGGGGGCCAACGTGCGAGCCCCATGCCGCATGCCCATCGAGGGTGACGTTCGCGCAACGTCTCGGAATCAGCTGGCTCATGAGCGCCTCGGACCGACTGGCGGAACGCGCGTTTACACCACAGTCCCGGCCGCCCTCGCGCAAGACTTGGCCCCGGGCGTCCGCCGGTCGATGCTCGCCTGCATGGGCGTCGTGGCTCTCGTGCTCGTCTACTACGTCGTGCCGCTCGGGCTGACCTTCCTTTGGTCGTTCCGGCGTGCGTCGCGGGCCGAGACGGTCTCACGAGCCGTGCTCCTCGTAGGCTTCGCCGTCGCCGTCGCCAATCTCGGCTTCCTCGTGCGCTTCGGCGTCTACGCGCCGCATGCCTTCGCGATGGGGGCGCTGATTGGGTTGGTAGTCTCGCTGATGCGCGCGACCGACGCGCCGCTCTACGTAGACGCTCGCGATCTCGGCGTCTCGGCGGGGCGCGCCGCGGGCGGCGTCGTGTTCGCGATCGCCGGAGCTTCGCTCGCGAGTGGAGCCCGCGACACGGAGGCGGCGCCATTCAACGTGACGTTTCCCTTCAAAGAGGGAACCTTCCTCGTAGCCGCCGGTGGTGCCGGCTCTTTCGGTGTGGACGTCGACGGCGCGGCGCAGCGCCTCGCCATCGATCTCGTGAAGCTCGACGCGCTCGGGTTTCGCAGCAGGACGCTTTGGCCGACCGCGCCCGAGGACTTCAACGCCTTCGACGAGCCGATCTACGCGCCGTGTGACGGCACCGTGCTCGCCTCCGAAGACGACCGACCCGACTTGCCGCCGACGCAGTCCGACGGCGCCCAGCCGCTCGGCAACTTCGTCGCCATCGGCTGCACGGAGGCGACGATCGTCATGACGCACCTCCGGCGCGCATCGATCAAGGCGCCCCATAACTCCAGCGTGCGCGTCGGCGAGCTCGTCGCGCGCGTCGGCGCCAGCGGGCGCGCCGGCGAGGCCAAGCTCCGCATCTACGCCCTTCGCGGCCGCGAGTCGCAGCCGGCACGCATCGTCGCCCATGGCACGCCCGTCGCGCTCAACCTCGGCGAGGGCGTGCTGGTGCGCGGGGACCGCGCAGCGCCAGTGAGGAGGTTGTCCGCGGTCTTGCGGCCCTGTCTGCTCATGGAGCGCTCGCGTCCTCCGTCGAGTTCGGTCCAGGGCCTCGATCGACCTTTGTAA
- the dnaK gene encoding molecular chaperone DnaK — MGKVIGIDLGTTNSCVAVIETSATGKIDVRIIPNAEGARTTPSIVAFTTGGDRLVGQSAKRQAVTNAQNTVYAVKRLMGRKYASDEVERQRSLVPYKVVQAPNGDAWVEVGGRAMSPPEVSAMVLAKMKEIAESFLGEDVTEAVVTVPAYFDDAARQATKDAGRIAGLEVKRIINEPTAAALAYGLEKKETERIAVYDLGGGTFDISILEIRQGVFNVKATNGDTYLGGEDFDLRIIDALADAFQKESSIDLRKEKMSLQRLKEAAEKAKHELSSSLETEINLPFVAVSSSGEPLHLIRTMTRSELELLTGELVERSLAPCKQALEDAKLTIDNIDNVVLVGGMTRMPAVQEAVKQFFGKEAQRGVNPDEVVAAGAALQGAALTGNDAVEVLLLDVTPLSLGVETGGGVFTPLIPRNTTIPTEKSEIFTTSVDNQAFVPVHVLQGERPMAADNRSLANFELTGIPPAPRGVPKIQVTFHLDADGVVNVDAKDLGTGRSQKVRVTPTSGLTQEEVDRLIAESETFKAGDEQRKALAELRNQAETLLYTTDAALEGYADLVEATVLEETKQQAIDLRELLAGNNLTALREAYQKLEAMTFSIAESMYGDLDAGAGGEGGGTEPA; from the coding sequence TTGGGCAAGGTCATCGGAATCGACCTAGGTACGACGAACTCTTGCGTGGCGGTCATCGAGACCTCGGCCACCGGGAAGATCGACGTGCGCATCATCCCCAACGCCGAGGGCGCGCGCACCACGCCGTCGATCGTCGCGTTCACCACGGGCGGCGATCGCTTGGTGGGGCAGTCGGCGAAGCGTCAAGCCGTCACCAACGCACAGAACACCGTCTACGCCGTGAAGCGCCTCATGGGCCGCAAATACGCGTCCGACGAGGTCGAACGGCAACGCAGCCTGGTCCCCTACAAAGTGGTCCAAGCGCCCAACGGTGACGCCTGGGTTGAGGTCGGCGGCCGCGCCATGTCGCCGCCCGAGGTGAGCGCCATGGTGCTCGCCAAGATGAAGGAGATCGCCGAGTCGTTCCTCGGCGAAGACGTCACCGAGGCCGTCGTCACGGTCCCCGCGTATTTCGACGACGCCGCGCGCCAGGCCACCAAAGACGCCGGACGCATCGCCGGCCTCGAGGTGAAGCGCATCATCAACGAGCCGACGGCCGCCGCGCTCGCCTATGGCCTCGAGAAGAAAGAGACCGAGCGCATCGCCGTCTACGACTTGGGCGGCGGCACCTTCGACATCTCGATCCTCGAGATTCGCCAGGGCGTCTTCAACGTCAAGGCCACCAACGGCGACACCTACCTCGGCGGCGAAGACTTCGATCTTCGCATCATCGACGCGCTCGCCGATGCGTTCCAGAAAGAGAGCAGCATCGATCTTCGCAAAGAGAAGATGTCGCTCCAGCGCCTCAAAGAGGCGGCCGAGAAGGCGAAACACGAGCTGTCGTCGTCGCTCGAGACAGAGATCAACCTGCCCTTCGTGGCCGTGAGCTCGTCGGGCGAACCGCTCCATCTCATTCGGACGATGACGCGCTCCGAGCTGGAGCTCTTGACCGGTGAGCTTGTCGAGCGGTCCCTCGCGCCGTGCAAGCAGGCCCTCGAGGACGCCAAGCTCACCATCGACAACATCGACAACGTCGTCCTCGTGGGCGGCATGACGCGTATGCCCGCCGTCCAGGAGGCGGTGAAGCAGTTCTTCGGCAAAGAAGCCCAACGCGGCGTCAACCCCGACGAGGTCGTCGCCGCCGGTGCGGCGCTTCAGGGCGCAGCGCTCACGGGCAACGACGCCGTCGAGGTGCTCCTGCTTGACGTGACGCCGCTGTCCTTGGGGGTCGAGACGGGCGGCGGTGTCTTCACGCCGCTCATTCCGCGCAACACCACGATCCCCACCGAGAAGAGCGAGATCTTCACCACGAGCGTCGACAACCAGGCCTTCGTGCCGGTGCACGTCCTGCAGGGCGAGCGCCCCATGGCCGCCGACAACCGCAGCCTCGCCAACTTTGAGCTCACGGGCATTCCGCCGGCTCCGCGCGGCGTCCCGAAGATCCAAGTGACCTTCCACTTGGATGCCGACGGAGTGGTGAACGTCGACGCGAAAGATCTTGGCACCGGCCGCTCGCAGAAGGTTCGCGTCACACCGACGAGTGGCCTCACGCAGGAAGAGGTCGACCGGCTCATCGCCGAGTCGGAGACCTTCAAGGCTGGCGACGAGCAGCGAAAAGCGTTGGCGGAGCTCCGCAATCAGGCCGAGACGCTCCTTTACACGACCGACGCCGCCCTCGAAGGCTACGCAGACCTCGTCGAGGCGACCGTGCTCGAGGAGACCAAGCAACAAGCCATCGACCTTCGCGAGCTCTTGGCGGGGAACAACCTCACGGCCCTCCGTGAGGCGTACCAAAAGCTCGAGGCCATGACCTTCTCCATCGCCGAGTCGATGTATGGCGATCTCGACGCCGGGGCGGGCGGCGAAGGTGGCGGCACCGAGCCGGCGTAG